The Corynebacterium suranareeae genome window below encodes:
- a CDS encoding iron-siderophore ABC transporter substrate-binding protein, with the protein MRSTRVLAGILAATLTVSLAACSQDSTSSQTSQSSEAGSDVSNEAFPVTIEHAFGETTIEAKPERIATIGWSNHEVPLALGQVPVGFEKVTWGDDDDNGMLPWVEDALNELGGEEPVLFDATDSIPFEEVANTAPDVILASYSGITQEDYDQLSQIAPVVAYPELAWGTSLDDMIEMNSKAMGLEQEGKDLIADLDEQVAAAMDANPELKDAKPVFAFFDESDFSQIGVYTSVDPRMGFLLDAGVQEAEVLKQFSGSDSFYEQVSAENPETFDDVDVIVTYGTEDEAANAELLSKMQADPLLSRIPAIADGKVVFLGANPLAASANQSPLSISWGIDEYLAKIAEPLK; encoded by the coding sequence ATGCGATCTACTCGCGTTTTAGCTGGCATCCTTGCCGCCACCCTCACTGTGTCCCTAGCTGCGTGTTCTCAGGATTCTACAAGTTCGCAGACGTCACAGAGCTCCGAAGCTGGATCTGATGTATCCAATGAGGCCTTCCCTGTCACCATCGAGCATGCATTCGGTGAGACCACCATCGAAGCAAAGCCAGAGCGCATCGCCACCATTGGTTGGTCGAACCATGAAGTTCCGCTTGCCTTGGGTCAAGTTCCGGTTGGTTTTGAAAAGGTCACGTGGGGCGATGATGACGACAACGGCATGCTGCCTTGGGTCGAGGATGCCTTGAATGAGCTTGGTGGAGAAGAGCCAGTGCTTTTCGACGCCACCGACTCCATTCCGTTTGAGGAAGTCGCCAACACTGCACCAGATGTCATTTTGGCGTCCTATTCTGGCATCACCCAGGAAGACTACGACCAGCTTTCTCAGATCGCTCCTGTGGTTGCCTACCCCGAGCTTGCATGGGGCACGTCTTTGGATGACATGATTGAAATGAACTCCAAGGCCATGGGTCTGGAGCAAGAAGGCAAAGACCTCATTGCTGATCTAGATGAACAGGTCGCTGCTGCCATGGATGCAAACCCAGAGTTGAAGGACGCAAAGCCAGTCTTTGCATTCTTTGATGAAAGCGATTTCTCCCAGATCGGTGTGTACACCAGCGTTGACCCTCGCATGGGATTCCTGCTTGATGCAGGTGTGCAAGAAGCTGAGGTGCTGAAGCAATTCAGCGGATCGGACAGCTTCTACGAGCAGGTCTCAGCTGAAAACCCTGAAACTTTCGACGACGTCGATGTCATTGTCACCTATGGCACCGAGGACGAGGCAGCCAACGCTGAGCTGTTGTCCAAGATGCAGGCTGATCCATTGCTGTCTCGTATTCCAGCGATTGCAGATGGCAAGGTTGTGTTCTTAGGCGCAAATCCTTTGGCTGCATCTGCTAATCAGTCCCCATTGTCCATTTCTTGGGGTATTGATGAATACCTCGCAAAAATCGCTGAACCACTGAAGTAA
- a CDS encoding MFS transporter, with the protein MHESGKNPVKVVNTQTPQGKSGHMKRRPIPRQTEISEIRRYIVMTALALGGFAIGVTEFVSMGLLSAIASDFAISEDQAGHIITVYALGVVLGAPLITAFTGKLPRRRLLLILMAFFVVGNALSTLNASYEVLLLARFIAGLPHGAYFSVAGLAAASMAPEGQRGRAIAFVGMGLSVGTVAGVPAAQALGDAFGWSMAYVLVTVLGILTLAALWFLMPHMSEMPPTSPLTELSALKNSQVWLTLGIGAIGFGGMFAVYTYISWTMTDQAGMPSSLIWIVLMAYGLGMICGNYVGGRMADWNVDRGILLALICIVIALTSFYFSSNNAILGTINFGLVGFFASTLIPSLQIRLMDVAGRAQTLAASLNHSALNTGNALGAALGGVVIGAGYSYSTPALAGAGLALLAILVWFPMVALRKRK; encoded by the coding sequence ATGCACGAATCTGGAAAAAATCCCGTAAAGGTTGTCAACACCCAGACACCGCAAGGCAAGAGCGGACATATGAAACGTCGTCCGATTCCACGCCAAACGGAAATTTCCGAGATTCGTCGATATATCGTCATGACAGCCCTTGCACTTGGTGGCTTCGCCATCGGAGTCACAGAATTTGTCTCCATGGGCTTGCTCAGTGCAATTGCCTCCGACTTTGCGATCTCTGAAGATCAAGCCGGCCACATCATCACCGTCTATGCACTTGGCGTTGTGCTGGGTGCACCACTGATCACGGCATTTACAGGAAAACTTCCACGCAGAAGACTGCTGCTTATCTTGATGGCGTTCTTCGTGGTTGGAAATGCACTATCCACACTCAATGCCTCCTATGAAGTGCTCCTGCTGGCCAGGTTTATTGCAGGCCTTCCACACGGAGCGTATTTCTCTGTCGCTGGATTAGCCGCAGCATCCATGGCACCTGAAGGACAACGTGGTCGGGCGATCGCTTTTGTGGGAATGGGACTGTCAGTAGGCACCGTTGCCGGTGTGCCAGCAGCCCAAGCACTAGGCGATGCCTTTGGGTGGTCCATGGCTTATGTCCTTGTCACCGTCCTTGGCATACTCACCTTGGCTGCCCTGTGGTTCCTCATGCCACACATGTCAGAGATGCCCCCAACCAGTCCACTAACAGAATTAAGCGCACTGAAAAACAGCCAAGTGTGGTTAACGCTTGGAATTGGTGCCATTGGATTTGGTGGCATGTTTGCTGTTTATACCTATATCTCCTGGACAATGACCGACCAAGCCGGGATGCCAAGTTCCCTGATTTGGATTGTGTTGATGGCCTACGGTCTGGGCATGATCTGCGGAAACTACGTGGGTGGCCGTATGGCCGATTGGAATGTTGATAGAGGAATCCTACTGGCCTTAATCTGCATCGTGATTGCTTTGACCAGCTTCTATTTCTCCTCCAACAATGCGATTCTGGGCACCATCAACTTTGGCCTCGTGGGATTCTTTGCTTCTACACTGATCCCATCGCTTCAAATCCGACTCATGGATGTCGCTGGACGCGCACAAACCCTTGCTGCCTCACTGAACCACTCCGCACTCAACACAGGTAATGCCCTCGGTGCGGCACTCGGCGGTGTTGTCATCGGCGCTGGATACTCCTACAGCACCCCCGCACTAGCAGGAGCCGGCCTAGCTCTGCTTGCCATCTTGGTGTGGTTCCCCATGGTGGCATTGCGCAAACGTAAGTAG
- a CDS encoding exodeoxyribonuclease III: MSFHITSVNVNGIRAAVKQRSETNLGFLPWLEETRPDVVLLQEVRASEKDTATALQPALDNGWHYVGAPAAAKGRAGVGILSRHELDDVNIGFGSFLDAGRYIEATIKETTLGVPVTVASLYLPSGSADTAKQDEKYHFLDEFEEFLDSRAKERSHMVIGGDWNICHRREDLKNWKSNQKKSGFLPDERAFMDAVFGTFPDDVTQVAGAGDFMGAVDYEGTGGRREAATDPAWFDVARRLQPEGDGPYTWWTYRGQAFDTNAGWRIDYQAATAAMLERAERSWVDKAAAYDLRWSDHSPLNVVYA, encoded by the coding sequence ATGAGTTTTCACATCACTTCCGTCAATGTCAACGGCATCAGGGCAGCGGTCAAACAGCGGAGCGAAACAAATCTAGGTTTCCTTCCATGGCTTGAAGAAACTCGCCCGGACGTTGTTCTCCTTCAAGAAGTTCGCGCCAGCGAAAAAGACACTGCCACAGCACTGCAGCCTGCCTTAGACAACGGCTGGCATTATGTGGGGGCTCCAGCAGCCGCGAAAGGTCGCGCAGGAGTGGGAATCCTATCCCGACATGAACTAGACGATGTGAACATTGGTTTTGGATCCTTCCTTGATGCAGGTCGCTACATCGAAGCCACCATTAAAGAAACGACACTGGGTGTTCCAGTTACCGTGGCTTCTCTCTACCTGCCATCCGGATCAGCAGATACTGCAAAACAAGATGAGAAATACCACTTCCTCGACGAATTCGAAGAGTTCCTAGACTCCCGAGCCAAAGAACGCTCCCACATGGTCATCGGTGGCGACTGGAACATTTGCCACCGCCGTGAAGACCTAAAGAACTGGAAATCCAACCAAAAGAAATCCGGATTCTTACCCGACGAGCGCGCCTTCATGGACGCAGTGTTTGGCACATTCCCCGATGATGTCACCCAGGTAGCTGGCGCCGGTGACTTTATGGGGGCGGTGGATTATGAAGGTACAGGGGGGCGTCGAGAAGCAGCTACGGACCCTGCGTGGTTCGACGTGGCACGTCGCCTACAACCTGAAGGCGACGGTCCCTACACCTGGTGGACCTACCGCGGCCAAGCCTTTGACACCAACGCCGGATGGCGCATCGACTACCAAGCAGCAACCGCCGCGATGCTAGAACGCGCCGAGCGCTCCTGGGTAGACAAAGCCGCAGCCTACGACCTGCGCTGGTCCGATCACTCACCGCTCAACGTGGTCTACGCATAA
- a CDS encoding trimeric intracellular cation channel family protein, whose translation MLLTVLWAIGITAEGMTGALAAGRQKMDLFGVSVIACVTAIGGGSIRDMLLGHYPLVWVEKPLYLLLIIGAAILTVSISFLMQHFRVLFLVLDAVGLSAFAVIGTQIALEMGYGFIIAVVASVLTGVFGGVMRDLLCDRIPLVFQKELYASIAFLATCVYFAMMYFGASENVTVIVSVLVAFIVRLLSIWRGWSLPVFDYQEREYKRDPKQRLWRMFRK comes from the coding sequence ATGCTGCTGACAGTACTATGGGCCATCGGTATTACCGCCGAAGGCATGACCGGCGCGCTGGCCGCGGGCCGACAAAAAATGGACCTATTCGGAGTCTCAGTAATCGCATGCGTCACCGCAATTGGCGGCGGATCAATCCGCGATATGCTGCTAGGACACTACCCACTGGTATGGGTTGAAAAGCCGTTATATCTGCTGCTGATTATCGGCGCTGCGATTTTGACGGTATCGATATCCTTCCTCATGCAACACTTCCGCGTACTATTCCTCGTGCTAGACGCAGTGGGCTTATCAGCTTTCGCAGTGATCGGTACACAAATTGCCTTGGAAATGGGCTACGGATTTATCATCGCAGTCGTGGCATCCGTACTCACAGGTGTCTTCGGTGGTGTCATGCGCGACCTTTTGTGCGACCGCATCCCCCTTGTTTTCCAAAAAGAGCTCTACGCATCCATCGCATTCCTAGCCACCTGCGTCTACTTTGCCATGATGTATTTCGGAGCGTCTGAAAACGTCACCGTCATCGTCTCCGTTCTAGTTGCCTTCATCGTGCGCCTTCTGTCCATCTGGCGAGGCTGGAGCCTACCCGTGTTTGACTACCAAGAACGCGAATACAAACGCGACCCAAAGCAACGACTGTGGCGAATGTTCCGCAAATAA
- a CDS encoding ABC transporter substrate-binding protein, translating to MKKVFIAIVVCALVLSGCSTESNEIETSVTSENSAFPRTVDLDDSSITLESKPERIAVLTPEAASLVLPIAGADRVVMTAEMDTADTDTAALASQVEYQVKNGGSLDPEQVVAADPDLVIMSARFDTEQGTIDILEGLNVPVVNFDADAWSDIDAITKHLEIVGELVGEEEKAAEAIKEIDTNRVEITKPKTSPRVLTLMQRGPRQMIMPESAMINGLIREAGGTPVVDSLGAVGTITADPEQVVAMAPEIIIIQDFQGKGREDFADFLANPALASVPAIANNKVFYADTVTTGVTAGTDITTGLQQVAEMLS from the coding sequence ATGAAAAAAGTATTCATCGCCATTGTTGTTTGTGCTCTTGTGTTGAGTGGTTGCTCCACAGAGTCAAATGAGATTGAGACCAGCGTTACCTCGGAAAATAGCGCCTTCCCGCGCACCGTTGACCTCGACGATTCCTCCATCACCCTCGAATCCAAACCAGAACGCATCGCTGTCCTCACCCCCGAAGCAGCATCACTTGTGCTCCCCATTGCAGGCGCAGACCGCGTGGTCATGACCGCAGAAATGGACACCGCCGACACCGACACCGCAGCACTAGCCTCTCAAGTGGAATACCAAGTAAAAAACGGTGGCAGCTTAGACCCTGAACAAGTCGTTGCAGCCGACCCCGACTTGGTAATCATGAGCGCACGCTTCGACACCGAACAAGGCACCATTGACATTTTGGAAGGCCTCAACGTTCCAGTGGTTAACTTTGACGCCGATGCTTGGAGCGATATCGATGCCATCACCAAACACCTGGAGATTGTTGGCGAATTAGTAGGCGAAGAAGAAAAAGCCGCCGAAGCAATCAAAGAAATCGACACCAACCGAGTAGAAATCACCAAACCCAAAACCTCACCACGCGTGTTGACCTTGATGCAGCGCGGACCACGACAAATGATCATGCCCGAATCCGCCATGATCAACGGATTGATCCGCGAAGCCGGCGGCACCCCAGTTGTAGATTCCCTCGGCGCAGTAGGCACCATCACCGCCGACCCTGAACAAGTTGTCGCCATGGCACCAGAGATCATCATCATCCAGGACTTCCAAGGTAAAGGCCGAGAAGACTTCGCCGATTTCCTCGCAAACCCAGCCCTAGCCAGTGTCCCTGCAATTGCAAACAACAAAGTGTTCTACGCCGACACAGTCACCACCGGTGTCACCGCAGGTACTGACATCACCACTGGTTTGCAACAAGTCGCTGAGATGCTGAGTTAA
- a CDS encoding ABC transporter ATP-binding protein gives MPQLVDVKNLNVEFPTRHAVKNVSFSAPAGKVTALIGPNGAGKSTALSAIAGLVNSTGEVMVGGRGVASTSAKARARLLSLVPQNTELRIGFSARDVVAMGRYPHRGRFAVETDADRRATNAALRAINAEDIAAQPVNELSGGQQQLIHIGRALAQDTAVVLLDEPVSALDLRHQVEVLQLLRNRADAGTTVIVVLHDLNHVARWCDHAVLMSNGEVVSQGSIAEVLEPTTLTRVYGLPIAVRDDPETSSLRVIPQPDFT, from the coding sequence ATGCCTCAATTAGTTGACGTTAAAAACCTCAATGTTGAGTTTCCTACCCGACATGCAGTGAAAAATGTTTCTTTTAGTGCACCTGCCGGAAAAGTTACTGCTCTAATTGGCCCCAATGGTGCGGGGAAAAGCACTGCACTATCGGCTATTGCAGGATTGGTAAATTCCACCGGGGAGGTCATGGTTGGTGGGAGGGGGGTTGCGTCGACAAGCGCAAAAGCCCGTGCGCGCCTGCTCTCACTCGTCCCGCAAAACACCGAGTTGCGCATCGGTTTTAGTGCCCGCGACGTCGTCGCGATGGGCAGATACCCGCACCGCGGCCGCTTTGCTGTGGAAACTGACGCTGATCGACGCGCCACCAACGCCGCTCTGCGCGCCATCAACGCGGAAGATATCGCCGCGCAGCCAGTCAACGAACTTTCGGGCGGCCAGCAGCAACTCATCCACATCGGCCGCGCACTAGCCCAAGACACCGCCGTAGTGCTTCTCGACGAACCCGTCTCCGCCCTCGACCTTCGCCACCAAGTAGAAGTCCTTCAGCTACTTCGTAACCGCGCCGATGCCGGCACCACGGTCATCGTTGTGCTGCACGATCTCAACCACGTAGCCCGCTGGTGCGATCACGCCGTACTCATGTCCAACGGCGAAGTGGTCTCACAAGGAAGCATCGCTGAAGTACTAGAACCCACCACGTTGACCCGCGTCTACGGTCTGCCGATTGCTGTGCGCGATGACCCCGAAACCAGCTCACTTCGAGTCATCCCCCAGCCAGATTTTACTTAG
- a CDS encoding FecCD family ABC transporter permease has product MSRTGVQKKPKLTTPVVIIGTLILLIVAFTASLMMGPVTIPLNELTTNPVVTDIRAPRIIIAALVGAALAVSGAIMQTVFHNPLADPGIVGVSSGAAVAAVLAIVTGASFLGHWTVPFAAFVGALVTVAVVYLIASSRAMDGRGADPATLVLVGMAITAFLGAVIASATANAPQDSELRSVTFWLNGDLVSRTWEHVGVALIPIILGLILAIGGSRDLNLLLLGESTAQTSGLNVNRARIVLLALAALLTATAVAVSGTITFVGLVVPHLVRIVLGADHRALLPAAAILGATFVIVSDTVARMIFSPIVLQTGVVVAFIGSPIFLYLLLSMRKRRGLGL; this is encoded by the coding sequence TTGTCGCGCACAGGTGTACAGAAAAAACCAAAGCTCACCACTCCTGTTGTCATCATCGGCACCCTCATATTGTTGATTGTCGCTTTCACCGCCTCCCTCATGATGGGTCCGGTCACAATCCCTTTGAATGAGCTGACCACAAATCCTGTTGTCACCGATATTCGCGCTCCCCGAATTATTATTGCTGCATTAGTCGGTGCAGCGCTGGCTGTCTCTGGTGCGATCATGCAAACGGTGTTTCATAATCCTTTGGCAGATCCAGGCATCGTGGGTGTCTCTTCTGGCGCTGCGGTAGCTGCAGTGTTAGCAATTGTTACCGGTGCTAGCTTCCTTGGCCACTGGACTGTTCCTTTTGCAGCTTTTGTCGGTGCATTAGTAACGGTTGCCGTGGTTTACCTGATCGCTAGTTCTCGTGCGATGGATGGTCGCGGGGCTGATCCTGCCACGCTCGTCCTCGTCGGCATGGCAATTACCGCGTTTTTAGGTGCCGTTATTGCCAGCGCGACTGCGAATGCGCCACAGGATTCAGAACTTCGATCGGTAACTTTTTGGCTCAACGGCGATCTGGTGTCTCGAACCTGGGAGCACGTAGGTGTTGCTCTCATCCCGATTATCCTGGGATTAATTCTGGCAATCGGCGGCTCGCGTGATCTGAACTTGTTGTTGCTCGGAGAATCCACCGCGCAAACGTCAGGGCTCAATGTCAATCGAGCGCGCATCGTGTTGTTAGCTTTAGCAGCCCTTCTTACCGCCACTGCCGTTGCTGTGTCTGGAACGATCACTTTTGTTGGACTAGTTGTCCCCCACTTGGTTCGAATTGTGTTGGGAGCAGATCACCGCGCGCTACTTCCGGCAGCAGCAATTTTGGGTGCAACTTTTGTCATCGTCTCAGACACGGTAGCTCGCATGATCTTCTCCCCCATCGTGCTGCAAACAGGTGTGGTTGTAGCCTTCATTGGCTCACCCATCTTTTTGTATCTTCTGCTCAGCATGCGCAAACGACGCGGATTGGGGTTGTAA
- the trpS gene encoding tryptophan--tRNA ligase: protein MTTQDKDLTAQTASRVLSGIQPTADSYHLGNYLGAVKQWIDLQNSYDAFYFIPDLHAITVDQDPEELRQRTISGAAQLLALGIDPERSTLFVQSHVPAHAELSWVLTCLTGFGEASRMTQFKDKSSKRGADRTSAGLFTYPMLMAADILLYRPHLVPVGEDQRQHLELTRTLAERFNNRFGKVFEVPEGFIPEGASKIYDLQNPTAKMSKSGENPKGIINLLDDPRVSSKRIKSAVTDNDGVIAYDPENKPGVSNLLVIQSALTGKSIDSLVDAYQGAGYGALKGDTAEALEAFTTPLKAKYDDYMNDRAELERVLAIGAERATEIANETLADVYDKIGFLAPRR from the coding sequence ATGACGACGCAGGATAAAGATCTCACCGCACAAACCGCTTCCAGAGTCCTTTCTGGAATTCAGCCCACCGCCGATTCCTATCACCTGGGCAATTATTTGGGAGCAGTCAAGCAGTGGATTGACCTGCAAAATTCCTACGATGCCTTCTACTTCATCCCGGATTTGCATGCGATTACCGTTGATCAAGACCCTGAGGAACTCCGCCAGCGCACTATTTCTGGTGCAGCGCAGCTTTTAGCATTGGGCATTGATCCAGAGCGTTCCACCTTGTTTGTTCAGTCCCATGTCCCAGCTCACGCAGAGCTGTCGTGGGTGCTTACTTGCTTGACTGGTTTTGGCGAGGCCTCCCGCATGACTCAGTTCAAGGACAAGTCATCCAAGCGTGGTGCGGATCGTACCTCTGCTGGCCTCTTTACTTATCCGATGCTGATGGCTGCAGATATTTTGCTGTACCGCCCACACCTTGTTCCAGTTGGTGAGGATCAGCGCCAGCACCTTGAGCTCACCCGCACCCTCGCCGAGCGTTTCAACAACCGTTTCGGCAAGGTTTTTGAGGTCCCAGAAGGTTTCATCCCAGAAGGTGCATCCAAGATTTACGATCTGCAAAACCCAACTGCAAAGATGTCTAAGTCAGGGGAGAATCCTAAGGGCATCATCAACCTCCTTGATGATCCAAGGGTTTCCTCCAAGCGCATCAAGTCTGCAGTTACCGATAACGACGGTGTGATCGCTTATGACCCTGAAAACAAGCCAGGCGTGTCCAACTTGCTGGTCATTCAGTCTGCGCTGACCGGAAAATCCATCGATTCGCTTGTCGACGCCTACCAAGGCGCGGGTTACGGTGCACTTAAGGGCGATACCGCCGAAGCGCTCGAGGCATTTACCACACCATTGAAGGCAAAGTACGACGACTACATGAATGATCGTGCTGAACTTGAGCGAGTTCTGGCGATCGGTGCGGAGCGCGCAACCGAAATCGCTAATGAAACCCTTGCTGATGTCTACGACAAGATTGGTTTCTTAGCGCCTCGCCGCTAG
- a CDS encoding YhjD/YihY/BrkB family envelope integrity protein, whose product MSTRTTPQDRNTDEYGIERINQDEPGLVDKLRDKYTWFDHIMRMNERFGSKGGNQLSAGITYFSVLSIFPIAMLIFGIAGVVLAGNPEMLTRIQDEINGSLDGEIGETINGIIDSAIAQRGTVLGIGGLTALWSGLGWMANLRFGVSRMWALDPTDGSFIKKKLTDLVALIVLILALIVAFGVTAIGASGLTSNLLELVGLGDIPGISYITWFVAVLIGVLANFLVFVWLIFSLPRTKVPMKPGLQAALLGAIGFEVVKQVGSLLASNALSNPAGAAFGPIIGIMVVLYLIWRILMYCSAWAATSEEALRMAVVPAPEPAVIRVRNEIDPGGDVSQSARKVGIGVAVGAATAGAVALLRRK is encoded by the coding sequence ATGTCTACTAGAACAACGCCGCAAGACCGTAACACCGATGAGTACGGTATTGAACGTATCAACCAGGATGAACCCGGATTGGTAGATAAACTTCGGGATAAATACACCTGGTTCGATCACATTATGCGCATGAATGAGCGGTTTGGCTCCAAAGGTGGCAATCAGCTCTCTGCCGGTATTACGTATTTTTCCGTGCTGTCGATCTTCCCGATCGCCATGTTGATCTTCGGTATCGCAGGTGTCGTCTTAGCTGGAAACCCAGAAATGCTGACCAGGATCCAAGATGAGATCAATGGTTCACTGGATGGCGAGATCGGCGAAACCATCAACGGCATCATTGATTCTGCAATCGCCCAACGCGGAACCGTATTGGGCATTGGTGGTTTAACCGCTTTGTGGTCAGGTTTAGGCTGGATGGCTAATTTGCGTTTCGGAGTATCGCGCATGTGGGCTCTGGATCCAACAGATGGCAGCTTTATTAAAAAGAAGCTCACTGACTTAGTAGCTTTGATCGTGTTGATTCTTGCCCTGATCGTTGCGTTCGGTGTCACCGCGATTGGTGCTTCTGGATTAACCAGTAACCTTCTTGAGCTGGTGGGACTAGGGGATATCCCTGGTATCAGCTACATCACGTGGTTTGTTGCCGTCCTGATTGGTGTTTTAGCCAACTTCCTTGTCTTTGTCTGGTTGATATTCTCACTTCCTCGCACCAAAGTTCCTATGAAACCTGGTCTCCAAGCAGCACTTTTAGGAGCAATCGGATTTGAGGTTGTCAAGCAGGTGGGATCCCTTCTGGCATCTAATGCATTAAGTAACCCGGCAGGTGCAGCGTTTGGTCCGATCATCGGAATCATGGTGGTGCTGTATCTGATTTGGCGAATCCTGATGTACTGCTCTGCCTGGGCAGCTACGAGCGAAGAAGCACTACGCATGGCAGTTGTCCCAGCACCAGAACCCGCCGTTATTAGGGTCCGCAACGAAATCGATCCTGGTGGAGACGTATCCCAATCTGCCCGAAAGGTAGGCATTGGCGTGGCAGTTGGAGCAGCAACAGCAGGAGCCGTTGCATTACTGCGAAGAAAATAA
- a CDS encoding RDD family protein: protein MNTNLPNLYDAFGLDRSESSEALGISLSARDLRLEQMGISQEDPRRTQTVQAFAVLADPAKRATYDAQIDAGTPLTWAQIQHLGNFGTLSNSAPPQQPQPQPSQQWNSGQTYAFGDPTMDYQPQQNYDPMQHQVNSSMYGQQPFASAPAHMYNSNQVFNRPPSSTRLWMAVLDMFFASVAGSIVAGIFSFGSETLFGIIMFLFTIVYIVGSETVFGSTPAKKIMGYETRDVDTQSKLSAGASVKRNWWKLIGFTGIGFVVSLVMAAIYGSSINENNQMRGSHDRLANAEVVKKNS from the coding sequence ATGAACACAAACCTACCCAACTTATATGACGCTTTCGGGCTTGACCGAAGCGAATCTTCTGAAGCATTAGGTATCTCACTTTCAGCTCGTGACCTCCGGTTAGAGCAAATGGGCATCTCACAGGAAGACCCACGACGTACCCAAACCGTTCAAGCTTTTGCTGTACTTGCAGATCCTGCAAAACGAGCAACCTACGATGCACAAATAGATGCAGGCACACCCCTTACCTGGGCGCAGATTCAACACTTGGGAAATTTCGGCACTCTGTCTAATTCAGCGCCGCCTCAGCAACCGCAGCCCCAGCCTTCACAGCAGTGGAATAGCGGACAGACCTACGCGTTTGGTGATCCAACAATGGATTATCAACCGCAGCAAAACTACGATCCGATGCAGCACCAAGTGAATTCTTCGATGTACGGGCAGCAACCTTTCGCCAGCGCACCTGCCCACATGTACAACAGCAATCAGGTGTTTAACAGACCACCATCAAGCACTCGTTTATGGATGGCAGTGCTGGATATGTTTTTCGCCAGCGTCGCAGGTTCGATTGTTGCCGGTATTTTCAGCTTCGGCTCAGAAACCTTGTTCGGCATCATCATGTTCCTGTTCACGATTGTCTACATCGTGGGAAGTGAAACTGTCTTTGGTTCCACCCCAGCGAAAAAGATCATGGGATATGAAACCCGCGACGTGGATACCCAGTCCAAGCTTTCTGCTGGAGCGTCAGTCAAACGCAACTGGTGGAAGCTGATCGGCTTTACCGGAATAGGCTTCGTGGTATCACTTGTCATGGCTGCGATTTACGGATCGTCCATTAATGAAAACAACCAAATGCGAGGATCACACGACCGATTGGCAAACGCAGAAGTGGTAAAGAAAAATTCTTAA